TCAAGTTTCCCTCCAAAAACATGTGCGTGTTGAACAAACCACGCCAAAATACGCACCTCTGTTACTCGTAAATGTTTTTTGGTGCAAACTGTAATCAATAGAAATTCATTGTTGTAATTTACTCCCATTGCAGATGTCTTCTCTTTCTCATTCATCTTTTCGAAGATTTCGCTCCACATGTAACTGTGGGCTTCCTCTGGAATTGAGCAAAGGATGCCGAGGAAGTGAGCCCCTATGCTCTCATAATGGTCAAGTGAAAAATCCCAGGAACTAGTGAATGAATTGTTAGGAATGAAGTTTGGATCAATCCATTCTTTTAAGACCTGGAGGACATCAACTTCTGTGTTTAAGGTGATCGAGTGAACTGACATTGATCCGAAAAGGGCAAGAATGACCGCCATGAATTAGTAATAAGATATGTTGTGGTTCTCATTATGTGCCATCGATGTAGGTAAGGTTTATGTTGTAGTAAATATGGTTGAATTGATGAAGATTATGTATGTAGTGATGCTGTTTATATATCGACTTACTCAaaattaagagagagaaaaagaacgtaGCATGAGATACTTCATATCAAGAACCTGTGAAAATTATCAATTATTTGTAAGCTTATGAAGATGGTGAACCACTTGTTCTGGCAGTCTGGAATAAATAAAGGCATCATTTGAGGGAGTTAATTTGAGCAGAGAATACAGGGGAGTAAATGAAAGAAGAAAGGAAGCTGGAAACTTTGAATGTGGTTATTTGATGAGTGTGTGTTTACACGCGCTGATTTCCCTCTCAAATTGTGCCAACAAACGGAATCAATGGTCGGAAATTTTATAATTTGGCCGGAATTTTGCTATAAGGTGCCATTTTtaatataactttttaattcaaggtaCTATTTGACAAAACTTGAAACATAAGGTATTAGTTCACAAAGTGAGGCAAAAAGAAGGTACTTTTTGACAATTGTGCCATTAAAAGATTCAAAACAAGAGGAGTTTGTGAGAAAGAGGATAACATTACACAGTTACACACAGTAGCAGTATCGAAGCTCCATCCAAAAATGGAGGTTTTAGCAGTTCGCATTCCTCCATTAGGAGAGAGGAGATTCCTCTCTCATTCCTCCTCAAACCTTGTTTATCTCTCTCCATCTCCATCTTCTTCACAATTCACTCGATTCTCCActattcaattcaatttcagaAACTCTAGAGTGAAGTGTCGAACTAGTATTGGCTTGCAGGAGAAGCTTCCTGTAGTTGAAGATGGTGCAGTAGAAGACGAACAAGGAACGTACGAAGATCAATTTCTGTCGTCGTCGTCGTTTCTCTCTCTTAGTGAGAAGCCAGATAGGACTCTAGCGTTGCTCGATGACTATGAGATGGAGGAGAGTGATTTTGACCCTAACCATCGAAGTGGTAATCATTCTTTAACTTCCTCATTTTCTGATTTAGGGTTTCTTACTTTTGTGGTTCAAAATTGGTTGTTTATGTAGTAATTCTAGCTAAGTTGTCTATTcaattgattttaatttgtttgtttattgaaCTATTGCTAGTTAAAATCAGGCTCATGCTTTGATGCTAAGTTTCCTCTTAGGCTCCGGTTTTGAGAAAATCATTTTCAgagaaaaatgattttatatgatttttttttccaaaggaGCACACAATTCCaaattaatttttctttgtttggttccttacaaGAGAAATTCATAGAGAAAAGATCAATGGGAGTAGATGGATGAGGATTGATGGGAAGAGGGGAGAAGGGAAGTAAGGTGGAAACATGGTTTCCCCCTCTTTTCGAATGAAAATGTGTTCCCCCCTAGACAGAGTTATTATAAGTTTTCCACCCCTTGCCAAAACAAACAACGAAAAATGACTGAAAAGAGGAAAATCATCTAAACACTCCCTTAGTGTTGTTGGCCAATTATGCTCGATATTTTTTTCCTAGAATATTTGTTGATAATTTTGCTTTAGGATAATGTTAAGGGAATTAAGTTAAGCAAGGGATCAATCCAGGTGATTCGGTGTATGTTATGGTGAATGGATATGGCTTTGGATTTGGCAAAGAAAATTGCAATTTGTCATGCTATATGCTTGTTGCCCCATTGAAGTTGTAAGTTGTGTTACTCAGACTCTTTAGTCTTAATCTTAAGTACTCTTGTTGGACTTTTGGCACTTCATTTTGGGCCACATTTCTTTTTACAAAATAGGCGAGTTGGATACGTACACGGGTTTGACAAACATAGGTAGTGAGTGATCAATTAGGATTCTATTGTTTTTTTGGTAAGGTGGTCAAGTAGCTCTTGAAATATTTGGTTGATACCAAGTCAAGGAATTTGAGTGATCCAATTTGGAATACAGAATGGAACTGGTCTAGTTGCCTTTGAAATTTTGTGGTTGATTGGTTAACATGGAAAGCAATAGGAAATTTTCCTCTTTTTGTTTTGTGTGATTAAGAATTGAAAAAGTTTTACTTACATGTGGATAACCAAGCAGCCTTTTGAACTTCTTCACTTCAAGAGGTGTATAACTTCTTGCACATAACCACATGACTACTGAGTTTGTGATGGATCTCATTGTTGCGGTTGCTATCCTTCTGTCTACCTAgttgacattcataattattagatGTCTGAGATTATGGTGTAGTATTATGCATTATCTTCAACCTTTTGAGATTTCTATACTAGTCTATTCTCCAAAGTTTTTGAAGGGGAGCTATAGTAAGATGTTCTGAAAATAATACTGCTATATACAGGATATGTGGCTGTTGTTGGAAAGCCTAACGTTGGAAAAAGCACCCTATTAAACCAAATGATTGGCCAGAAGCTGTCAATTGTCACAGATAAACCGCAGACTACCAGACATCGAATCCTCGGTATATGTTCTGGCCCAGATCACCaggtttggattttcttgtaaACAATGGCCTTGTGATCTTTATTTATAAACGCAGTAGACTGAGATATTATATCCAGTGTAGAATCTTCCATAAAATCATTCCTTTGTTCTTTCAAGCATGATTTGGCTTGGTGGCGTTTGATAACGTCAGGCCTGTTATATGTTTTGTGTGTAAAATTTGGCTGGTGTAACTTTTTTTCTTAATAACTTTTTTATGATTGCATCTTCTTCTGACTTGACTGCCATGAATTGCTTGTATTTCTTTCTGTTTTTTCTTGATGGATCTGAGCTATAGTCCTATAGAATAACCACTTCTTTAACGTAAGATATACTTGACAAGTGACATTAGTACTAGGTACTTCATTGTGTAACTTATCCCTAGGTGATAGTGAAACTTATATGGCATGCACCATTTTATAGTCTACAGCTGTATATAGTAGCTGAGTGATTCAGTTAAATGAATACATCATTTATTTTCTTGTGACATAATTTACTAAAGTTTTGCATTGATCTTAATATTTCCTATGTCACCTGAATTGTTTTGCTATATGAAGGTAGCTATTGATTGTGCGTTTTCCAGTATATATTATAGCCAACTACATTTGTTGCTATGTAAAATTGTTAAGTCCAGCTGTTAATAGCTTGCAGATTATACTTTATGATACACCTGGAGTTATTGAGAAGAAAATGCACCAATTGGACTCTATGATGATGAAGAATGTCCGAAGTGCTGCCATCAATGCAGATTGTGTAATTGTCGTGGTTGATGCGTGTAAAATGCCAGAAAAGGTTTGCTCCTTGGCTCTCATCATCTCTGTCCATCTCAACTTTTTTGTTAGTTGACATATTTTTCTACATTTTTTCAGTTAGACGAGGTGCTTGCGGGTGTAGGGGACTTGAAGGACAAGTTACCGACCTTActtgttttaaataaaaaggatcTCATCAAACCTGGTGAAATTGCTAAAAAACTCCAGGTTTGTTTATGCCTAAATGAGCAACATGTTTATAATATTTTCTTGTTTCTTTATTGACCATCACACAATTCTCTGGCTCTTGAACAAAGTAAAAATCATTTTTGTTTTACTGAGTTAGAAACTGATTCCACATTTCTGGCGTGGCATGTAATCCGGTTACAAAAGTTGTTTATTTGCGGTGATCATTATATTGCTGGGTTAATGTTGTCGAGCATCTTTGAACAGTATGCTGATACGGTTCCTTATACTCGTCATA
This genomic stretch from Spinacia oleracea cultivar Varoflay chromosome 3, BTI_SOV_V1, whole genome shotgun sequence harbors:
- the LOC110804536 gene encoding GTPase ERA-like, chloroplastic, with the protein product MEVLAVRIPPLGERRFLSHSSSNLVYLSPSPSSSQFTRFSTIQFNFRNSRVKCRTSIGLQEKLPVVEDGAVEDEQGTYEDQFLSSSSFLSLSEKPDRTLALLDDYEMEESDFDPNHRSGYVAVVGKPNVGKSTLLNQMIGQKLSIVTDKPQTTRHRILGICSGPDHQIILYDTPGVIEKKMHQLDSMMMKNVRSAAINADCVIVVVDACKMPEKLDEVLAGVGDLKDKLPTLLVLNKKDLIKPGEIAKKLQWYEKFTDVDEVIPVSAKHGHGVEDVKDWILSKLPLGPPYYPKDIASEHPERFFVAEIVREKIFLQYKNEVPYACQVNVVSYKSRPAAKDFIQVEVVVEKTSQKMILIGKDGRALKLLATAARLDIEDFLQKKVFLEVEVKVKENWRQDEVLLKRYGYGGKIQVL